One genomic window of Halorhabdus sp. CBA1104 includes the following:
- a CDS encoding halocyanin domain-containing protein → MSGPSTDGRTRRDLLRAGAAAGTAAAGLATTGSATAQAGVDFDGWFSDVSNYDGIVDRRGQDEVTVTVGVQANGSNWGFGPAAVRVDPGTTVVWEWNGKGGAHNVVAENDDGYSSGEAVDQAGTTFEQTFEETGISKYYCDPHLAVGMKGAIVVGDMGASAGGDGGGSDGGLELSQEGWLLAGSFGLAVASPILFAAFLRFRGSEEAVGPSEETRKQLQRVAEHDGPPVAEEAPVEEPKRKIEHEEYDPWGTLSLVIGYLVLVVTLWVFMYFVEFLGRGPTVIG, encoded by the coding sequence GTGAGCGGACCGTCGACGGACGGGCGAACTCGACGGGACCTACTCCGCGCTGGAGCGGCCGCCGGCACGGCCGCCGCCGGCCTGGCGACAACTGGCAGCGCCACGGCGCAGGCGGGCGTGGACTTCGACGGCTGGTTTTCGGACGTCTCGAACTACGACGGGATCGTCGACCGGCGCGGGCAAGACGAGGTGACCGTGACCGTCGGCGTCCAAGCCAACGGCAGCAACTGGGGCTTTGGCCCTGCGGCAGTCAGGGTCGATCCCGGGACGACCGTCGTCTGGGAGTGGAACGGCAAAGGCGGAGCTCACAACGTCGTCGCCGAGAACGACGACGGCTACTCCTCCGGAGAGGCAGTCGATCAAGCCGGCACGACGTTCGAACAGACCTTCGAGGAGACGGGCATCTCGAAGTACTACTGTGACCCCCACCTCGCCGTCGGTATGAAGGGGGCGATCGTCGTCGGCGACATGGGTGCCAGCGCAGGCGGCGACGGCGGCGGTAGTGACGGTGGCCTCGAACTCAGCCAGGAAGGGTGGTTGCTGGCCGGGAGCTTCGGGCTGGCCGTCGCGTCGCCGATCCTGTTTGCGGCGTTCCTCCGATTCCGCGGCAGTGAGGAGGCAGTCGGGCCATCGGAGGAGACCCGAAAGCAACTCCAGCGCGTCGCGGAACACGATGGGCCGCCCGTGGCCGAAGAGGCGCCCGTCGAGGAACCAAAGCGGAAGATCGAACACGAGGAGTACGACCCTTGGGGAACGCTCTCGCTGGTCATCGGCTACCTGGTGCTGGTGGTCACGCTGTGGGTGTTCATGTACTTCGTGGAGTTCCTGGGTCGTGGCCCGACGGTGATCGGGTAG
- a CDS encoding cytochrome c oxidase subunit II, which produces MDIHRFEKLWIGIALLLIIGFISTVAYGSLGPGVKMIDNSGGTIDAGEVQAGTSGTGFDDPGVTKTGPNEYEVYVKAQQFQFVPGTSQPIELPAGSTVTFYVTATDVTHGFNIAGTNVNTMVIPGQVAELTVNFEEPGSYGIVCNEYCGGGHHTMEGRLEVLPQSAYNSTEGA; this is translated from the coding sequence ATGGACATCCATCGCTTCGAAAAACTGTGGATCGGGATTGCACTGTTGTTGATCATCGGGTTCATTTCGACGGTCGCCTACGGGTCTCTGGGACCGGGCGTGAAGATGATCGACAACTCCGGCGGGACCATCGACGCCGGGGAGGTCCAGGCTGGCACGTCGGGGACTGGCTTCGACGATCCGGGCGTCACCAAGACGGGACCGAACGAGTACGAGGTCTACGTGAAGGCCCAGCAGTTCCAGTTCGTGCCCGGCACCAGCCAACCGATCGAACTACCGGCCGGCTCGACGGTCACCTTCTACGTGACGGCGACCGACGTGACCCACGGGTTCAACATCGCCGGGACGAACGTCAATACGATGGTCATTCCCGGCCAAGTCGCCGAGTTGACCGTCAACTTCGAGGAACCTGGTTCGTATGGCATCGTCTGTAACGAGTACTGCGGTGGCGGCCATCACACGATGGAAGGCCGGCTCGAAGTCCTCCCCCAGTCGGCATACAACAGCACGGAGGGAGCCTGA
- a CDS encoding b(o/a)3-type cytochrome-c oxidase subunit 1, producing MAFVDDYPDAAQVVRANFGVAFTALAIGGLFGLIQALHRTGVFRGLINSTDYYTVLTGHGVLLALVFTTFFIAGLFTWGVTSSLERSLPNPRLTWAWFGTMLVGTVLAAVAIVGGFFPELPLSADVLFTFYPPLQASPVFYIGAALLIVGSWIAGFDWFRTFWAWRKDNPDERIPLQTFMVLTTMIMWYVSTVGVAVEVVVFLIPWSLGLISEVDPLLTRTLFWYFGHPVVYFWLMPAYFIWYTILPKLAGGRLVSDALARIVFVLFVILSTPVGFHHQYLDPGIPEGFKFIAMTNTMFLLLPSLLTAFTVVASMEHGARQRGGTGYLSWLWDLPWDNPAFAGSALAGIMFAAGGFSGMINAGMNINYLIHNTLWVPGHFHLTVGTAAALTFMAVSYWLVPQITGKRLQHRNLAIVQPYVWFVGMTLMSNAMHRAGLAGVPRRTAEPEYNVVDATFPEVLGGMGEMQLQIALGSVLLLLGLGLFLVVMTGTWLAERGRGTLSVNSHLPAPLSGPEHSPRVLDNLRLWTAIAIVLILIAYGPPLASMIGDGILNPGSPGFPV from the coding sequence ATGGCATTCGTCGACGACTATCCTGACGCAGCGCAAGTAGTGCGCGCAAACTTCGGCGTGGCCTTTACCGCGCTGGCGATCGGTGGCCTGTTCGGCCTGATCCAGGCCCTCCACCGGACCGGCGTCTTCCGTGGCCTGATCAACTCGACGGACTACTATACGGTCCTGACTGGCCACGGCGTCCTGTTGGCACTGGTCTTTACGACGTTCTTCATCGCCGGGCTGTTCACCTGGGGCGTCACCAGCAGCTTAGAACGGTCACTACCGAACCCACGACTCACGTGGGCGTGGTTCGGGACGATGCTCGTCGGGACGGTTCTGGCGGCGGTCGCGATCGTCGGCGGGTTCTTCCCGGAACTGCCGCTCAGTGCGGACGTTCTCTTTACGTTCTACCCGCCGCTGCAGGCCAGTCCGGTCTTCTATATCGGCGCGGCGTTGTTGATCGTCGGCTCCTGGATCGCCGGGTTCGACTGGTTCCGGACCTTCTGGGCCTGGCGGAAAGACAATCCCGACGAGCGCATCCCCCTACAGACGTTCATGGTCCTGACGACGATGATCATGTGGTACGTCTCGACGGTCGGCGTCGCCGTCGAGGTCGTCGTCTTCCTGATCCCGTGGTCGCTTGGCCTGATCAGCGAGGTCGATCCGCTGCTGACGCGGACGCTGTTCTGGTACTTCGGCCACCCAGTCGTCTACTTCTGGCTCATGCCAGCGTACTTCATCTGGTATACGATCTTGCCCAAGTTGGCCGGCGGTCGCCTCGTCAGCGACGCCCTGGCCCGGATCGTCTTCGTCCTGTTCGTCATCCTCTCGACGCCCGTCGGGTTCCACCACCAGTATCTCGATCCCGGCATCCCAGAGGGCTTTAAGTTCATCGCGATGACGAACACGATGTTCTTGCTGTTGCCGAGTCTGCTAACCGCCTTCACGGTCGTCGCGAGCATGGAACACGGCGCTCGCCAACGCGGCGGGACGGGGTATCTCTCCTGGCTGTGGGATCTGCCCTGGGATAACCCCGCTTTCGCCGGCAGCGCCCTCGCAGGCATCATGTTCGCCGCCGGTGGGTTCTCCGGGATGATCAACGCCGGCATGAACATCAACTACCTCATCCACAACACGCTGTGGGTGCCGGGCCACTTCCACCTCACCGTCGGGACCGCAGCAGCGTTGACGTTCATGGCCGTCTCCTACTGGCTGGTGCCCCAGATCACGGGCAAGCGACTCCAACATCGCAATCTTGCGATCGTCCAGCCGTACGTCTGGTTCGTCGGCATGACGCTGATGTCGAACGCGATGCACCGTGCCGGACTGGCCGGTGTGCCGCGACGGACGGCCGAGCCGGAGTACAACGTCGTCGACGCGACGTTCCCCGAAGTACTCGGTGGCATGGGCGAGATGCAACTCCAGATCGCGCTCGGGAGTGTGTTGCTGTTACTCGGGCTCGGGCTGTTCCTCGTCGTCATGACGGGAACCTGGCTCGCCGAGCGCGGCCGCGGGACGCTATCGGTCAACAGCCACCTGCCGGCCCCCCTCTCCGGTCCCGAACACTCCCCGCGCGTACTGGATAATCTCCGCCTGTGGACGGCCATCGCGATCGTCCTCATCCTGATCGCCTACGGGCCACCGCTCGCGAGCATGATCGGTGACGGTATCTTGAATCCGGGCAGTCCCGGCTTCCCCGTCTGA
- a CDS encoding helix-turn-helix domain-containing protein → MGAGVRAALRVEASEHCPVARASATTGAVIETVDRIRSPDGRLVAEFTSSEPPATLPDAFQIVFESGSRRVYRAGHDPASACPSTVLDRHDCPPHDLVARDGWLQLVFHARSTDRVQSIVTALRDTFERVEILRLVRSHLDVTEEDFVVVDRAALTDRQRECLRTACRMGYFEYPRNANASEVATEMDISAATFVEHLAVAQGRLFQSILDP, encoded by the coding sequence ATGGGAGCCGGTGTCCGGGCTGCACTCCGCGTCGAGGCGAGCGAGCACTGCCCGGTGGCACGTGCCTCGGCGACGACCGGCGCAGTGATCGAAACCGTCGATCGTATCCGCTCGCCGGACGGTCGCTTGGTCGCGGAGTTTACGTCGAGCGAACCGCCGGCGACACTGCCCGATGCGTTTCAGATAGTCTTCGAGTCCGGGTCCCGTCGTGTCTATCGTGCTGGACACGATCCAGCGTCAGCCTGTCCGTCTACCGTTCTGGACAGACACGACTGCCCGCCCCACGACCTCGTTGCACGCGATGGGTGGTTACAACTGGTTTTTCACGCCCGCTCGACGGATCGCGTCCAGTCGATCGTGACGGCGCTTCGAGACACCTTCGAGCGCGTCGAGATCCTTCGCCTGGTCCGTTCTCATCTCGACGTCACCGAGGAGGATTTCGTCGTCGTCGACCGGGCGGCGCTGACTGACCGCCAGCGGGAGTGTCTCCGGACAGCGTGCCGGATGGGCTACTTCGAGTACCCGCGGAACGCAAACGCGAGTGAAGTGGCCACAGAGATGGATATTTCGGCGGCGACGTTCGTGGAACACCTCGCTGTGGCCCAAGGACGGCTGTTTCAATCGATTCTCGACCCCTAA
- a CDS encoding helix-turn-helix domain-containing protein gives MTAQSSRPPAANARGEDRPPVEALFGALEDSDCRAILRVVGTEPLTAQEIADACEIPISTVYRKVDTLTDAGLLEPRTRVRDDGKHPQQYTAGIEEIHVDLGDNGVAVDCEGEGV, from the coding sequence ATGACAGCCCAATCGAGCCGGCCGCCGGCCGCGAACGCCCGGGGCGAGGATCGGCCACCCGTCGAGGCCTTGTTCGGTGCGCTCGAAGACAGTGACTGTCGAGCCATCCTACGGGTCGTCGGCACGGAACCACTGACAGCACAGGAGATCGCAGACGCCTGTGAGATCCCGATTTCGACCGTCTACCGGAAGGTCGATACGCTGACCGATGCCGGACTCTTGGAACCACGCACGCGGGTCAGAGACGATGGCAAGCACCCACAGCAATATACGGCCGGGATCGAAGAGATCCACGTCGATCTCGGGGACAACGGCGTCGCCGTCGACTGTGAAGGCGAGGGAGTCTAG
- a CDS encoding YlbF family regulator, translating to MSVDTDSGETAIETVDRLASELGEAIADLPEHEEFRQAKAAVEADEDVQEQIATFERKREDFQRAKQRGEATELDRRELEAAHQELQSLPVMETYLQAQSALERRLGRVDTAISAELAVDFGEKAGGCCQH from the coding sequence ATGAGTGTCGACACTGACAGTGGCGAGACAGCGATCGAGACGGTCGACCGACTCGCAAGCGAGTTGGGTGAGGCGATCGCCGATCTCCCGGAACACGAGGAGTTCCGGCAGGCAAAGGCTGCCGTCGAAGCCGACGAGGACGTCCAAGAACAGATTGCTACTTTCGAACGCAAACGCGAGGACTTCCAGCGCGCCAAACAACGTGGCGAGGCCACCGAACTCGATCGCCGCGAACTCGAAGCCGCCCATCAGGAACTGCAATCACTCCCGGTAATGGAAACGTACCTCCAGGCCCAAAGCGCCCTGGAACGACGCCTCGGGCGTGTCGACACGGCGATCTCGGCGGAGCTTGCGGTCGACTTCGGCGAGAAGGCCGGTGGCTGCTGTCAGCACTAA
- a CDS encoding citrate/2-methylcitrate synthase: protein MTDDEVHEGLADVTVAQTRLSDIDGEAGQLWIAGYPVAELAAKATYPETVFLLLHDRLPDAEELEAFEDRLCSYRTLPEPCHDAVVAAAQRGAGPMAALRMGAATATAVEPNDPEADALRLIARLPTITATYWRVLSGKEPIEPRLDLSHAANYLYMLTGEEPTDAAVSGLETYLTTVVDHGFNASTFTARTIVSTESELVSAITGAIGALRGDLHGGAPDLVLEMLEDLEATDDVRAELQRRLERGDRLMGFGHRVYEARDPRAAVLEDAAAAFYAGEDDFFAAAKEIEGVATELLTEYRPALDLETNVEFYTAVLLHGVGIPPELFTPTFAISRVAGWTAHCLEQRENNRLIRPRSTFVGDRGRAWTPIDER from the coding sequence ATGACTGACGACGAGGTCCACGAGGGGTTGGCGGACGTGACCGTCGCCCAGACGCGGTTGAGCGACATCGACGGCGAGGCCGGCCAGCTGTGGATCGCGGGCTATCCCGTCGCCGAGTTGGCAGCCAAGGCCACCTACCCCGAGACGGTGTTCCTGTTGTTGCACGATCGGCTACCCGATGCTGAGGAGCTCGAAGCGTTCGAGGATCGGCTCTGCTCGTATCGGACGCTTCCCGAACCGTGTCACGACGCCGTCGTGGCGGCCGCCCAGCGCGGCGCTGGGCCGATGGCCGCCCTCCGGATGGGGGCGGCGACTGCGACCGCTGTCGAACCGAACGATCCCGAGGCCGATGCGCTCCGGTTGATCGCCCGGCTCCCGACGATCACAGCCACCTACTGGCGTGTCCTCTCGGGCAAGGAACCGATCGAACCGCGCCTCGACCTCTCTCACGCGGCGAACTACCTCTATATGCTGACGGGCGAGGAGCCGACCGACGCTGCCGTTTCCGGGCTAGAGACGTACCTGACGACAGTTGTCGACCACGGTTTCAACGCCTCGACGTTTACCGCCCGGACGATCGTCTCGACTGAATCGGAACTCGTTTCGGCGATCACGGGTGCGATCGGTGCGCTTCGGGGTGATCTCCACGGCGGTGCGCCCGATCTTGTCTTGGAGATGCTCGAAGACCTCGAAGCGACCGACGACGTGCGGGCCGAACTCCAACGCCGTCTGGAACGTGGTGACCGCCTGATGGGCTTTGGCCACCGGGTCTACGAGGCGCGGGATCCGCGTGCCGCCGTGCTTGAAGACGCTGCGGCGGCGTTCTACGCGGGTGAGGATGACTTCTTCGCGGCGGCAAAGGAGATCGAGGGCGTCGCGACCGAGCTCCTGACCGAGTATCGGCCCGCGCTCGATCTCGAAACGAACGTCGAATTTTACACTGCTGTCCTCCTCCATGGGGTCGGCATCCCGCCGGAGTTGTTCACGCCGACGTTCGCGATCTCGCGGGTCGCCGGCTGGACGGCCCACTGTCTCGAACAGCGCGAGAACAATCGATTGATCCGCCCCCGAAGCACGTTCGTCGGCGACCGCGGGCGTGCGTGGACGCCGATCGACGAGCGGTGA